The nucleotide sequence CGCCCACAACGCTGCTTCGGGCTCGCGCGGCGTTGCGCGCTCGTCGCGCTCGTCGGGTGCACGCCCGCGTCGACCTCGACCTCGACCTCGACCTCGACCTCGACCTCGACCTCGACCTCGACCGCGACCGCGACCGCGCAAGCCGATGCAACTGCGCCGCGCACGGCGCCATCACCGGCACCGGCGGGGCGTGCGGATGCAGCGAGATTGCCTCCCACGTCCTTCGCACTTCTGCCAGCGCCGGCGCCGCTCTCCGTCGTGCCCCTCGACCCGGCGGCCCGCACGGCGGCGGGCGTTGTGCGCTCTTCCGACGACGCGCTCGCTCTCGAAGCCGAATACGACGCCTTCCGCGTCGTGGCGCTGCCGTCACGGCGCCTCGTCGTGCGCGGGGAGGGACAGCAAGCACGCTGGATCTCCGCCAAGGAGGTCGCGTTCTTCGACAAGACACGCATCGCCAAGCGCGACGTCACTCACGTCGCCGGCGACCGCGCCGACGTCGTGCGTGGGGGCGACGCGTGCAGCAAAGCGCTCCGTTGCTCAGTGGATCGCACGCCATACCTCAAGTGGGCCAGCGCGGATCTGGCGCACGCCCTTGTTCAAGACCCGTTGTCGACGAGCCTCTACGACGTGCGACCCGACGGCGCCGTTCCGCTCTTCGGCGGCCCCTGGCCCGACGGCAGCGAGGTCGGGGCCAACGCGGTATCCCCTGACGGCGACGCCTGCGTCCTCGTCGGTCGGCTGGCCCCGGGACTCGTCAAGCTCGAGCCCGACGGCGGCGCGGGTGACGCCAGACCGACCGTCGCGTCTATCCACTGCGCAGCCCCCGCCTGGGGTGCAGCACGGCACGTGCGCGATCTCATCGCGCCCGGCACGCTCGGCTATGGCGTGGGCGTCTTTGGCGGGCCGAAGCTGCAGTTCTTCGGCGCCGGCGAGCTTCTCGTCTCCATTCCCGCACGCGCTCACACGTCGGCCGAGTTGGCCGCGGGCGGGCCGGAGCCGCTTCGTCACTGCCTCGTTAACATGGCGAGCGGCGCGGCGCGGTGCACCGACGCTTCGCGCCCCGAATGGAGCGCGCTCGGCGATGGCCGCTGGGCACTCGAGCACGCCGTCGTCGGCGTCACACCCGCGGGCCTCATCGACCTCACGACGAAGACACGCTTCGCGCTCGGCACCGACTCGCGCGCCATGTGGTGGTGGCCGAGGTCGGACGGGCGCGTCGCTGCCGATGCGGGTCGAGCGACCAGCGTCGTGCTCGACCGCCGCGACAAGAGCAACGTCCGAGCCGGTGTGCTGACGCTCCCGTCGCCGTAGGGTGCCCGGGCGGCCACGAGTCCGAGACCGAAGCCCCCATCGCCATCCAGTGCTCTGCCCTCGTTCAAGCGGGCAACGATGGTGTCCGACGGAGGTGGAGCGCCTGCACGCCGGTCTTGAACCGCCGCGTCGATAGGAGCTCGAGATGCCGCGCCCGGGTGAGGCCATGAAAGAGCGTCGGCCCGCGGCCGCTGATGACCGGATGAACGACGATGCGGTACTCGTCGATGAGCCCCAGCTCCTCGAGCGCTGCAGAGAGCTTGGGCGCGCCGACGAGAACACCTCGGTCGGTCTTCGCCTTCAGCGCCGAGATGCCCTCGCGAAGATCGCCCTCCACCTTGATGGTGTTCTGCCACGGAAAGTCGCTCCGCGAGCCTGACACGACGTACTTCGCCTTTGCCTCGAGCTTCTGCGCCCACGCGCGCATCGCGCGCGGCGCCTTCTCGTCGCGTGCCACCGCGGGCCAGGCCTCCTCCATGAGCTCGTAGGTGTTGCGCCCGAAGAGCATCGCCCCGCTCTGATCCATGAGCTCCGTCCAATAGTCGTGCAGTTCGTCGTCCACGATCCCTTGGGTGTGATCGATGCACCCGTCCAACGTCACGTTGAGACCGAAGGTGAGGAGGCCCATGCCGCGAGATTCTACGAAAGGCGCGCCCAGCGCGCAGTACCGCGCGCCAGTCGACGCGCTGGCCCATCCGCGAGGCCGCAGATGTTTCATTTCTGTAACTACACGCGCGACCGACATCCAGGGATGGCTGCTACTTTGAGCGGAGTCGCTCGAGACGCCGGCCGTCGTGCGGTTCGCTCTTAGGACGAAGAGGAAGATGGAACAGGCTGTCGCCTATTCGACCCTAGCGCTGACCGTCACGCTCGCCGTCTCACGACCGCGCCTCGGCGTGCGCGGGCTACGCTTCACGCCAGGCACCGCCGCGCTCGTCGGCGTCACGCTGTTGGTCCTGACCGGCATCCTGACCCTCGATGACATGGTCACATCCGCGGTCGTCCAGTGGCGCCCTCTCCTCGCGCTCACGAGCATCATGGTCATGACGGGCGTGGTGCACGAAGTGGGTGCTTTCGAGCGTCTGGCTCGGCGCATCGAAGCTCACGCGCAGCGCACCTCACCGGCGAGAGCCTTCGACCTCGTCTTCCTTGTCAGCGTGGTCACGCCTTCGCTTCTCAACAACGACGCCGCCATTCTGTTGCTGACGCCGCTCGTCGTTGCCCTTACCCGGCGGCTCTATCCTGGTCGCCCTGAGCTGACCGTGGCGTTTGCTTTCGCCGTCTTCCTCGCCCCCGGCGTCGCGCCCTTCGTCATCTCGAACCCGATGAACATGATCGTCGCGGAGTTCGCAGGCGTCGGCTTCAACGCGTACGCGCGAGTCATGGCTCCAATCTCCATCGCTGGGGCCCTGCTCACCTTCGTGGTGCTGCGCCTACACTTTCGGCGCGTCCTCGCCTCCGTGACGGCGAGTCCCGCGGCCGTCGAGATGGTCGCGCCTCATCGCGCAGAGCGCCCTGCCGTGGGCCTTCTGCTCGCGGTCTTCGTCGCTTACCCGGTGATGGCGTGGCTGGGCGGACCGATCTGGGTCATCTCGCTCGCGGGGGCTATCTCCTGCTTGCTGCTCGCCTGGCGCTACCGAGTGGCTCCTGCGCAGAAGCTCCTGCAACACGTCTCCCCCGACATCCTCGTGTTTCTATGGGCGGTGTTCTTGGTGGTGGTTGGGCTGCGACACGTCGGTGTCGTCGACCGCTTGACGAGTTTGTATCAATCGGCCCCGAAGGAAGCCTGCACGAGCTTGGCGTGGTCGGCGTCGTCGCCGCGCTCGGCTCCGCTCTCGTGGACAACCACCCCATGTCGATCCTCAACATGATGGCGCATGGCTCTCACGGCAGCAGTCGGCCGCTGCTCGCCGCCCTTATCGGCGGAGACATTGGGCCTCGGCTCCTCCCCATCGGCTCGCTTGCTGGCCTGCTCTGGATGGACCTGCTTCGCCGCTCGGGCGTGGAGATCCGCATCGGCAAGTTCCTTCGTCTCGGCACGCTGGTCCTCCTTCCGACGTTGACGCTATCGCTCGTGATGCTCTGGCTTTTCGGCGCTCCGTAGCGGGACGCGTACCTCGCCGACCAAACCCGCGCTCAATTCGTGCTCGCTGCGCGAAGCGCCGCGAGCATCGACCGCGCCTGCCGTGCCGGGTACGAGCGCTCGGGGTTCCGCCCGTTGATCGCCTCGCACGCCTCTTGGACCGCCTGGCGCGCCCCCCACCAGACTGTCGCCGGGGTCCGTGAGAGCGCGTGAGCGGCACTCGCGCGCAGCTCGTCGGGAAGTGCTCCATTGAGCAGCGTCGCGACCAACGCTCGCCGCGCTCTGGGCGAGCTCCCCATGCGGCCGAGGGCCGCGGCCGCGACGGCGCGAAGCGAGCGCGGCTCATCGGCGCCCTCGATCAAGCGCTGCAGGCATGGGATCGCGACGTCGAACGCGCGGCCGGACCAGCGC is from Myxococcales bacterium and encodes:
- a CDS encoding dihydrofolate reductase family protein, which produces MGLLTFGLNVTLDGCIDHTQGIVDDELHDYWTELMDQSGAMLFGRNTYELMEEAWPAVARDEKAPRAMRAWAQKLEAKAKYVVSGSRSDFPWQNTIKVEGDLREGISALKAKTDRGVLVGAPKLSAALEELGLIDEYRIVVHPVISGRGPTLFHGLTRARHLELLSTRRFKTGVQALHLRRTPSLPA
- a CDS encoding anion permease; translation: MEQAVAYSTLALTVTLAVSRPRLGVRGLRFTPGTAALVGVTLLVLTGILTLDDMVTSAVVQWRPLLALTSIMVMTGVVHEVGAFERLARRIEAHAQRTSPARAFDLVFLVSVVTPSLLNNDAAILLLTPLVVALTRRLYPGRPELTVAFAFAVFLAPGVAPFVISNPMNMIVAEFAGVGFNAYARVMAPISIAGALLTFVVLRLHFRRVLASVTASPAAVEMVAPHRAERPAVGLLLAVFVAYPVMAWLGGPIWVISLAGAISCLLLAWRYRVAPAQKLLQHVSPDILVFLWAVFLVVVGLRHVGVVDRLTSLYQSAPKEACTSLAWSASSPRSAPLSWTTTPCRSST